In one window of Agromyces badenianii DNA:
- the pstC gene encoding phosphate ABC transporter permease subunit PstC — MTSVPGPIKAKLRVGDLVFSRSAVFAGSMILVTLAAVAIFLIVQSLPAMVASKEDASILTTSFWDYVGPLVFGTVWAAALALLVALPIAIGIALFISHYAPRRLASVLGYVVDLLAAVPSVVFGLWGIGVFAPALVTAYAWLNENLGWIPLFSGTPSATGRTILTAALVLAVMVLPIMTAICREVFLQTPVLHEEAALALGATRWEMIRTAVLPFGRPGVISASVLGLGRALGETMAVAMVLSASPVITFQLLTSVNPNTIAANIALSFPEAYGLNVNVLIATGLILFIVTFAVNAFARWIVSRRKEFSGAN, encoded by the coding sequence ATGACGTCCGTACCCGGCCCGATCAAGGCGAAGCTTCGCGTCGGCGACCTCGTCTTCTCCCGCTCCGCGGTGTTCGCGGGGTCGATGATCCTCGTCACCCTGGCCGCGGTGGCCATCTTCCTGATCGTGCAGAGCCTGCCGGCCATGGTGGCCTCCAAAGAGGATGCTTCGATCCTCACGACGAGTTTCTGGGACTACGTCGGTCCGCTCGTCTTCGGCACCGTCTGGGCCGCGGCGCTCGCGCTGCTCGTGGCCCTGCCGATCGCCATCGGCATCGCGCTCTTCATCTCGCACTACGCGCCGCGCCGCCTCGCCTCGGTGCTCGGCTACGTCGTCGACCTGCTCGCCGCCGTTCCGTCGGTCGTGTTCGGCCTCTGGGGCATCGGCGTCTTCGCCCCGGCGCTCGTCACCGCCTACGCCTGGCTGAACGAGAACCTCGGCTGGATCCCGCTCTTCAGCGGCACTCCGTCGGCGACCGGGCGCACCATCCTCACGGCCGCCCTCGTGCTCGCCGTCATGGTGCTGCCGATCATGACCGCCATCTGCCGCGAAGTGTTCCTGCAGACGCCAGTGCTGCATGAAGAAGCAGCGCTCGCGCTCGGCGCCACCCGCTGGGAGATGATCCGCACCGCGGTGCTGCCCTTCGGCCGCCCCGGCGTCATCTCGGCATCGGTGCTCGGCCTCGGGCGGGCGCTCGGTGAGACGATGGCCGTCGCGATGGTGCTCTCGGCGTCGCCCGTGATCACCTTCCAGCTGCTCACCTCGGTCAACCCCAACACGATCGCCGCGAACATCGCGCTCAGCTTTCCCGAGGCGTACGGACTGAACGTCAACGTCCTCATCGCCACCGGCCTCATCCTCTTCATCGTGACCTTCGCGGTCAACGCCTTCGCGCGCTGGATCGTCAGTCGCCGCAAGGAATTCTCGGGAGCCAACTGA
- a CDS encoding phosphate ABC transporter substrate-binding protein PstS encodes MNLKRFGVPAVVAVTAAIALSSCASNEGGAAPSESASKLSGNLVGAGASSQDAAQQTWIAGFQIANPEVTIDYDPSGSGAGRETFLEGASDFAGSDRAFKDEEIAAGGFKKCAADSTLVELPLYISPIAVIFNLEGVDSLDLDAATVAGIFAGTISNWNDPAIAATNPDAKLPDLAITPVHRSDDSGTTENFTEYLGAAASDVWTWEADGVWPFEGGEAAQGTSGLVDAVTNGNGTIGYADASRAGDLGTVSIKVGDEFVPYSPEAAAAIVDVSPFAEGRAEGDLAIDIDRTSEEAGVYPIVLVSYLIACGQYEDPANVELVKGYLSYIASPEGQEVSATDAGSAPISDTLREKVTAAIDSIK; translated from the coding sequence GTGAATCTCAAGCGTTTCGGCGTGCCCGCCGTTGTCGCCGTCACGGCCGCGATCGCGCTCAGCTCCTGTGCCTCGAACGAAGGCGGCGCAGCACCGTCGGAGTCGGCCTCCAAGCTCTCGGGCAACCTCGTCGGCGCCGGCGCCTCCTCGCAGGACGCGGCCCAGCAGACGTGGATCGCCGGTTTCCAGATCGCGAACCCCGAGGTCACCATCGACTACGACCCCTCCGGTTCGGGCGCAGGTCGTGAGACCTTCCTCGAGGGCGCCAGCGACTTCGCCGGCTCCGACCGTGCGTTCAAGGACGAGGAGATCGCCGCCGGCGGCTTCAAGAAGTGCGCCGCAGACTCGACCCTCGTCGAGCTGCCGCTCTACATCTCGCCGATCGCCGTGATCTTCAACCTCGAGGGCGTCGACTCGCTCGACCTCGACGCTGCGACCGTCGCGGGCATCTTCGCCGGCACGATCTCGAACTGGAACGACCCGGCGATCGCCGCGACGAACCCCGACGCGAAGCTCCCCGACCTCGCCATCACGCCCGTGCACCGCTCCGACGACTCGGGCACGACCGAGAACTTCACCGAGTACCTCGGCGCCGCTGCATCCGACGTCTGGACCTGGGAAGCTGACGGAGTCTGGCCGTTCGAAGGCGGCGAAGCCGCTCAGGGCACCTCGGGCCTCGTCGACGCCGTGACCAACGGCAACGGCACCATCGGTTACGCCGACGCCTCGCGCGCCGGTGACCTCGGTACCGTCTCGATCAAGGTCGGCGACGAGTTCGTGCCGTACTCCCCCGAGGCCGCTGCCGCCATCGTCGACGTTTCGCCGTTCGCCGAGGGCCGCGCCGAGGGCGACCTCGCCATCGACATCGACCGCACCTCGGAAGAGGCCGGCGTCTACCCGATCGTGCTCGTGAGCTACCTCATCGCGTGCGGCCAGTACGAAGACCCGGCGAACGTCGAACTCGTCAAGGGCTACCTCTCGTACATCGCGAGCCCCGAGGGCCAGGAGGTCTCCGCGACCGACGCCGGTTCGGCGCCGATCTCGGACACGCTCCGCGAGAAGGTCACCGCCGCGATCGACTCGATCAAGTAG
- a CDS encoding anti-sigma factor — MSETNDPRDERDERRADEPAPDSFEALRGALAAHALDALDAEERAAVERALAADPALRDEADGFAETSALLAAAVAPVEPPPALKSRLLAQLDALPQQRPEAAATTAAPPAPPAAAAPEPEAAAPRHAREPGRAERVAQHRWFQRPGAIIAAAAASVALIAGAIIGVGWAGPNGWGAQREMAAIAEASDVQSSTHEVDGGGAVTLYWSAEQGRSGVIVEGLPDVGAESTYELWYIDDDGPQSAGTFDVQGEETWRVLDGAFAPGVEVGVTVEPAGGSPQPTSDPIVVIPT; from the coding sequence ATGAGCGAGACGAACGACCCGCGCGACGAGCGCGACGAGCGCCGCGCCGACGAGCCGGCCCCCGACTCCTTCGAGGCGCTTCGCGGTGCCCTCGCCGCGCACGCCCTCGACGCGCTCGACGCCGAGGAACGGGCCGCTGTCGAGCGAGCGCTCGCTGCAGACCCCGCGCTTCGCGACGAGGCCGACGGCTTCGCCGAGACCTCGGCGCTGCTGGCAGCGGCAGTCGCCCCCGTGGAGCCCCCGCCCGCCCTGAAGTCCCGGCTCCTGGCGCAGCTCGACGCGCTGCCGCAGCAGCGTCCCGAGGCCGCGGCGACCACGGCCGCGCCACCCGCTCCGCCGGCTGCGGCGGCGCCCGAGCCCGAGGCCGCCGCCCCGCGGCACGCCCGAGAACCCGGGCGTGCCGAGCGGGTCGCACAGCACCGATGGTTCCAGCGTCCGGGAGCGATCATCGCGGCAGCGGCGGCATCCGTCGCGCTCATCGCCGGGGCGATCATCGGCGTCGGCTGGGCCGGACCCAACGGCTGGGGTGCGCAGCGCGAGATGGCGGCGATCGCCGAGGCTTCCGACGTGCAGTCATCGACGCACGAGGTCGACGGGGGCGGCGCCGTCACCCTCTACTGGTCGGCCGAGCAGGGCCGCTCGGGCGTCATCGTCGAGGGCCTGCCCGATGTGGGCGCCGAGTCGACCTACGAGCTCTGGTACATCGACGACGACGGCCCGCAATCGGCCGGAACCTTCGACGTGCAGGGGGAGGAGACCTGGCGAGTGCTCGACGGTGCCTTCGCGCCGGGTGTCGAGGTCGGCGTCACGGTCGAGCCGGCCGGCGGTTCTCCGCAACCCACGAGCGATCCGATCGTCGTCATCCCCACGTAG
- the pstB gene encoding phosphate ABC transporter ATP-binding protein PstB, which produces MSKRIEVRDLNVYYSKFLAVEGVTLEIEPRSVTAFIGPSGCGKSTFLRTLNRMHEVIPGARVEGEVLIDGNNLYDPDVDPVLVRRQVGMVFQRPNPFPTMSIKENVLAGVKLNNKRISKSDADELVERSLRGANLWNEVKDRLDRPGSGLSGGQQQRLCIARAIAVSPEIILMDEPCSALDPISTLAIEDLIEELKLQYTIVIVTHNMQQASRVSDRTAFFNIAGTGKPGKLIEYADTTTIFSNPSVKATEDYVSGRFG; this is translated from the coding sequence GTGTCCAAGCGCATCGAGGTCCGCGACCTCAACGTCTACTACTCGAAGTTCCTCGCCGTCGAAGGCGTGACGCTCGAGATCGAGCCCCGCAGCGTCACCGCGTTCATCGGCCCGTCGGGTTGCGGCAAGTCGACCTTCCTCCGCACCCTGAACCGCATGCACGAGGTCATCCCCGGTGCTCGCGTCGAGGGCGAAGTGCTCATCGACGGCAACAACCTCTACGACCCCGACGTCGACCCGGTGCTCGTGCGCCGCCAGGTGGGCATGGTCTTCCAGCGGCCGAACCCGTTCCCGACGATGTCGATCAAAGAGAACGTGCTCGCGGGCGTGAAGCTCAACAACAAGCGCATCTCGAAGTCCGACGCCGACGAACTCGTCGAGCGGTCGCTGCGCGGCGCGAACCTCTGGAACGAGGTCAAGGACCGCCTCGACCGCCCCGGCTCCGGCCTGTCGGGCGGTCAGCAGCAGCGACTCTGCATCGCACGGGCGATCGCGGTCTCGCCCGAGATCATCCTCATGGACGAGCCGTGCTCGGCCCTCGACCCGATCTCGACTCTCGCCATCGAGGACCTCATCGAGGAACTGAAGCTCCAGTACACGATCGTGATCGTGACCCACAACATGCAGCAGGCCTCTCGGGTCAGTGACAGGACGGCGTTCTTCAACATCGCCGGCACGGGCAAGCCCGGCAAGCTCATCGAGTACGCCGACACCACCACGATCTTCTCGAACCCGTCGGTGAAGGCGACTGAAGACTACGTCTCGGGCCGCTTCGGTTGA
- the pstA gene encoding phosphate ABC transporter permease PstA: MTVQTTQAPETGAPIANSLTAGRLPKSAPWTILLTAVAAAAVVFGVIAAGSGGGYNWGGALFIGALLYIPSIWLFSTLVEGRRRAMDRLVTALVTGAFLLAMIPLVSLAITVVSLGAARFDADFFSMSMRNVTGEGGGALHAIIGTLLMTGAAAVISIPIGLMTSIYLVEYGRGRLARGVTFLVDVMTGIPSIVAGLFAYSVFAIFLGPGTRTGIAGAVALSLLMIPVVVRSSEEMLRLVPNELREAAFALGVPKWLTIVKVVLPTSIAGITTGIMLSIARVIGETAPLLIAAGFTASVNYNIFSDRMQSLPVYVYTQYANQGNPAEAYIDRAWAAALTLILIVMALNLVARLVARFFAPKFGR; this comes from the coding sequence ATGACCGTCCAGACCACCCAGGCCCCCGAGACCGGCGCACCCATCGCCAACTCGCTCACCGCCGGGCGACTTCCGAAGTCGGCTCCGTGGACGATTCTGCTCACCGCGGTCGCCGCCGCAGCCGTCGTCTTCGGCGTCATCGCCGCCGGCTCGGGTGGCGGCTACAACTGGGGCGGTGCGCTGTTCATCGGGGCCCTGCTCTACATCCCCTCGATCTGGCTGTTCTCGACGCTCGTCGAAGGACGTCGACGGGCGATGGACCGGCTGGTGACCGCACTGGTCACGGGCGCCTTCCTGCTCGCGATGATCCCGCTCGTCTCGCTCGCGATCACGGTCGTGAGCCTCGGGGCGGCCCGCTTCGACGCCGACTTCTTCTCGATGTCGATGCGAAACGTCACCGGCGAGGGCGGCGGAGCCCTGCACGCGATCATCGGCACCCTGCTGATGACGGGCGCCGCAGCGGTCATCTCCATCCCGATCGGCCTGATGACCTCGATCTACCTCGTCGAGTACGGGCGCGGTCGCCTCGCCCGGGGCGTCACCTTCCTCGTCGACGTCATGACCGGCATCCCGTCGATCGTCGCCGGTCTCTTCGCCTACTCGGTCTTCGCGATCTTCCTCGGGCCCGGCACGCGCACCGGCATCGCCGGCGCCGTCGCCCTCTCACTGCTGATGATCCCCGTCGTCGTGCGCTCGAGCGAGGAGATGCTCCGCCTCGTGCCGAACGAGCTCCGCGAAGCAGCCTTCGCCCTCGGCGTGCCGAAGTGGCTGACGATCGTCAAGGTCGTGCTGCCCACCTCGATCGCGGGCATCACGACGGGCATCATGCTCTCGATCGCGCGCGTCATCGGCGAGACGGCGCCACTGCTCATCGCCGCGGGCTTCACCGCGAGCGTGAACTACAACATCTTCTCAGACCGCATGCAGTCGCTGCCCGTGTACGTGTACACCCAGTACGCGAACCAGGGCAACCCGGCCGAGGCCTACATCGACCGGGCCTGGGCGGCCGCGCTCACCCTGATCCTCATCGTCATGGCGCTGAACCTCGTCGCGAGGCTCGTCGCCCGATTCTTCGCGCCGAAGTTCGGCCGCTGA
- a CDS encoding NUDIX hydrolase, producing the protein MKTAVSTAVYAAGAICWRIIDGKVHVLVIHRTVHGDVTIPKGKVDPGESLPQTAVREIAEETGLQVALGVPLGVSRYPLPSGREKIVHYWAAEVSERALQRSTFKPNGEVAAIEWVTVKRARGYLSYGPDVELLDAFAKLLDQGITSTFALAVVRHGKAVSRSSWNGEDAARPLTERGVEQSAGLVDTLGAWAPKRIVTSPAVRCVTTVTPLAAATGIEIKRDSGISQDAWESGDDEVRRVVGKRVRAGKSAVICSHGPVLPEIMREIALATGTPLGSYVTDAAGLEAGAFSVVHLSSESPGSGIIAIETHAPRA; encoded by the coding sequence GTGAAGACGGCGGTGTCGACGGCGGTCTATGCCGCGGGTGCCATCTGCTGGCGCATCATCGACGGCAAAGTGCACGTGCTGGTGATCCACCGCACGGTCCACGGCGATGTCACCATTCCCAAGGGAAAGGTCGATCCGGGCGAGTCGCTGCCGCAGACGGCCGTGCGCGAGATCGCCGAAGAGACCGGTCTCCAGGTCGCGCTCGGCGTGCCGCTCGGAGTCTCGAGGTATCCGCTGCCGAGCGGGCGCGAGAAGATCGTGCACTACTGGGCCGCCGAGGTGAGCGAACGGGCCCTGCAGCGGTCGACGTTCAAGCCCAACGGCGAGGTCGCCGCGATCGAGTGGGTCACGGTCAAGCGAGCACGCGGCTACCTCAGCTACGGACCCGACGTCGAGCTGCTCGACGCGTTCGCGAAGCTGCTCGACCAGGGCATCACGTCGACGTTCGCGCTCGCCGTCGTGCGGCACGGCAAGGCGGTCAGCCGCTCGAGCTGGAACGGTGAGGATGCCGCGCGGCCGCTCACCGAGCGCGGTGTCGAGCAGTCGGCGGGTCTGGTCGACACGCTCGGCGCGTGGGCTCCGAAGCGCATCGTGACGAGTCCCGCCGTGCGCTGCGTGACGACGGTCACGCCGCTCGCCGCGGCCACCGGCATCGAGATCAAGCGCGACTCCGGCATCAGCCAAGACGCGTGGGAGTCCGGCGACGACGAGGTGCGTCGAGTGGTCGGAAAACGGGTGCGGGCCGGCAAGAGCGCCGTCATCTGCAGTCACGGCCCCGTACTGCCCGAGATCATGCGCGAGATCGCCCTCGCCACCGGCACCCCGCTGGGGTCCTACGTGACGGATGCCGCGGGGCTCGAGGCGGGCGCGTTCAGCGTCGTGCACCTCTCCTCCGAGAGCCCGGGGTCGGGCATCATCGCGATCGAGACGCATGCACCGCGCGCCTGA
- a CDS encoding RNA degradosome polyphosphate kinase, with protein MTADSILDDRTASDFDDDFEPFDLEGAPELASERYLDRELSWLAFNQRVLELAEDPRVPVLERANFLAIFASNLDEFFMVRVAGLKRRIVTGLAVPTNVGRSPLDVLSDVSAKAHELQERHAAAYQELVKPALAESGIRIITWAELGDDEHAHLRDYFSKQIFPVLMPLAVDPAHPFPYISGLSLNLSVRVRNSRTGRQEFARVKVPQMLPRFVRVEPAESIEDARYITLEDLIANHLGDLFPGMEIVEHHVFRVTRNEDVEIEEDETENLIKALEKELLRRRFGPPIRLEITDDMDEVTLGLLVRELDVTEQEVFRLPAPLDLGGLFDLSRLDRPELHYPTHVPTTALQLQPSESNLRADVFKAISRQDVLLHHPYESFATSVQAFLEQAAADPDVLAIKQTLYRTSGDSPIVEALIDAAESGKQVLALVEIKARFDEQANISWARKLEKAGVHVVYGLVGLKTHCKLALVIRQEKGGLRHYSHIGTGNYNPKTSRIYEDLGLLTADDQVGKDLTRLFNELSGYAIEKKFKRLLVAPLHLRKGLLKLIAGEIDNAVAGRPSGIRIKVNSIVDEAIIDALYRASNAGVPVDVWVRGICSLRPGIPGLSENIRVRSILGRYLEHSRVFSFLNDGDPQVYIGSADMMHRNLDRRVEALVRLADPAHLAEIDRLFDLALAETTSAWWLDGSGEWSRQSVDAAGHPLDDLQNRLMQQIGQRTRSGKRR; from the coding sequence ATGACCGCCGACAGCATCCTCGACGACCGCACGGCGAGCGACTTCGACGACGACTTCGAGCCCTTCGACCTCGAGGGTGCACCCGAACTCGCATCCGAGCGCTACCTCGACCGCGAGCTCAGCTGGCTCGCGTTCAATCAGCGCGTGCTCGAGCTGGCCGAGGATCCGAGAGTGCCGGTGCTCGAGCGGGCCAACTTCCTCGCGATCTTCGCCTCGAACCTCGACGAATTCTTCATGGTGCGCGTCGCCGGCCTCAAGCGCCGCATCGTCACCGGGCTCGCCGTGCCCACCAACGTCGGCCGCTCGCCGCTCGACGTGCTGAGCGACGTGTCGGCGAAGGCGCACGAACTGCAGGAGCGCCACGCGGCCGCCTACCAAGAGCTCGTGAAGCCCGCGCTCGCGGAGTCCGGCATCCGCATCATCACGTGGGCCGAACTCGGCGACGACGAGCACGCGCACCTGCGCGACTACTTCTCGAAGCAGATCTTCCCCGTGCTCATGCCGCTCGCGGTCGACCCGGCGCATCCCTTCCCCTACATCTCGGGGCTCTCGCTCAACCTCTCGGTGCGCGTTCGCAACAGCCGCACCGGCCGGCAGGAGTTCGCCCGCGTCAAGGTGCCGCAGATGCTGCCGCGGTTCGTGCGCGTCGAGCCCGCCGAGTCGATCGAAGACGCCCGCTACATCACCCTCGAAGACCTCATCGCCAACCACCTCGGCGATCTCTTCCCCGGCATGGAGATCGTCGAGCACCACGTCTTCCGCGTCACGCGCAACGAAGACGTCGAGATCGAGGAAGACGAGACCGAGAACCTGATCAAGGCGCTCGAGAAGGAGCTGCTGCGGCGCCGGTTCGGCCCGCCCATCCGCCTCGAGATCACCGACGACATGGACGAGGTGACGCTCGGGCTCCTCGTGCGCGAACTCGACGTGACCGAGCAGGAGGTCTTCCGCCTCCCTGCGCCGCTCGACCTCGGCGGACTCTTCGACCTCTCCCGTCTCGACCGGCCCGAGTTGCACTACCCCACGCACGTGCCGACCACCGCGCTGCAGCTGCAGCCGAGCGAATCCAATCTGCGGGCCGACGTCTTCAAGGCGATCTCGCGTCAAGACGTGCTGCTGCACCACCCGTACGAATCGTTCGCCACGAGTGTGCAGGCCTTCCTCGAGCAGGCCGCTGCCGACCCCGACGTGCTCGCCATCAAGCAGACGCTCTACCGCACCTCGGGCGACAGTCCCATCGTCGAGGCGCTCATCGACGCGGCCGAGTCGGGCAAGCAGGTGCTCGCCCTCGTCGAGATCAAGGCCAGGTTCGACGAGCAGGCGAACATCTCGTGGGCGCGCAAGCTCGAGAAGGCCGGCGTGCACGTCGTCTACGGCCTCGTCGGCTTGAAGACGCACTGCAAGCTCGCCCTCGTGATCCGCCAGGAGAAGGGCGGCCTGCGCCACTACAGCCACATCGGCACGGGCAACTACAACCCCAAGACGAGCCGCATCTACGAAGACCTCGGACTGCTCACCGCCGACGACCAGGTCGGCAAAGACCTCACCCGGCTCTTCAACGAGCTCTCGGGCTACGCCATCGAGAAGAAGTTCAAGCGGCTCCTCGTCGCGCCGCTGCACCTGCGCAAGGGGCTGCTCAAGCTCATCGCGGGCGAGATCGACAACGCGGTTGCCGGGCGGCCGTCCGGCATCCGCATCAAGGTCAACTCCATCGTCGACGAGGCCATCATCGACGCGCTCTACCGCGCCTCGAACGCGGGTGTGCCCGTCGACGTGTGGGTACGCGGCATCTGCAGTCTCCGGCCCGGCATTCCCGGCCTCAGCGAGAACATCCGGGTGCGCTCGATCCTCGGTCGCTACCTCGAGCACTCGCGCGTCTTCTCGTTCCTGAACGACGGCGACCCGCAGGTCTACATCGGCTCGGCCGACATGATGCACCGCAATCTCGACCGTCGGGTCGAGGCACTCGTGCGTCTCGCCGACCCGGCGCACCTCGCTGAGATCGACAGGCTCTTCGACCTCGCACTGGCCGAGACCACGAGTGCGTGGTGGCTCGACGGTTCGGGCGAGTGGTCGCGGCAGTCGGTCGACGCCGCGGGACATCCGCTCGACGACCTGCAGAATAGACTCATGCAGCAGATCGGCCAGCGTACCCGCTCTGGAAAGCGGCGGTGA
- a CDS encoding YegP family protein codes for MAGTFEFYEDASARIRFRQKAGIGQLNAASEDDTTRAAAKNGIGSVQMHAFDSALVDVVE; via the coding sequence ATGGCGGGAACGTTCGAGTTCTACGAGGATGCGAGCGCACGAATCAGGTTCCGGCAGAAGGCCGGCATCGGTCAGCTGAACGCCGCATCCGAGGACGACACGACGAGGGCTGCCGCGAAGAACGGCATCGGGTCGGTGCAGATGCACGCGTTCGACTCCGCGCTCGTCGACGTCGTCGAGTAG
- a CDS encoding LLM class F420-dependent oxidoreductase, with product MRVGMFLNYAGGFREVADEVVELERAGVDLISVPEAYSFDAVSQLGFLAARTSTVTLASGILQLYTRTPTLTAMTAAGLDFVSDGRFELGIGASGPQVIEGFHGVPYDAPLGRTRELVEICRMVWRREPVVHDGRRYRIPLPEGEGTGLGKPLKLINHPVRERIPITIASLGLKSVEQTAEIADGWLPMFFHPERAAAVWGGALAAGAAKRAPELAPLDIFASPALAITDEPELVLPLVKPQLALYVGGMGARGKNFYNELISSYGFEAEAALIQDLYLEGRKEEAIAAVPDELVRAVSLIGPASYVAERVAAFAESGVTTLSVTPLARSSAERVALMSGFRSLVG from the coding sequence ATGCGCGTCGGCATGTTCCTGAATTACGCGGGCGGATTCCGGGAGGTCGCCGACGAGGTCGTCGAACTCGAGCGCGCCGGGGTCGACCTGATCTCCGTGCCCGAGGCGTACTCCTTCGACGCGGTGAGCCAGCTCGGCTTCCTCGCCGCCCGCACGTCGACCGTCACGCTCGCGTCCGGCATCCTGCAGCTCTACACGCGCACGCCGACGCTCACGGCGATGACCGCCGCCGGGCTCGACTTCGTCTCCGATGGCCGGTTCGAGCTCGGCATCGGGGCATCCGGGCCGCAGGTCATCGAGGGGTTCCACGGCGTGCCCTACGACGCGCCGCTCGGTCGCACCCGTGAACTCGTCGAGATCTGCCGCATGGTCTGGCGCCGCGAGCCGGTCGTGCACGACGGGCGCCGCTACCGCATCCCCCTCCCCGAGGGAGAGGGCACGGGCCTCGGCAAGCCGCTGAAGCTCATCAACCACCCGGTGCGCGAGCGCATCCCGATCACGATCGCCTCGCTCGGCCTCAAGTCGGTCGAGCAGACCGCCGAGATCGCCGACGGCTGGCTGCCGATGTTCTTCCACCCCGAGCGGGCTGCTGCGGTCTGGGGCGGCGCACTCGCCGCCGGCGCCGCCAAGCGCGCGCCCGAGCTCGCGCCGCTCGACATCTTCGCGAGCCCGGCACTGGCGATCACCGACGAGCCCGAGCTCGTGCTACCGCTCGTCAAGCCGCAGCTCGCGCTCTACGTCGGCGGCATGGGCGCCCGGGGCAAGAACTTCTACAACGAGCTCATCTCGAGCTACGGCTTCGAGGCCGAGGCGGCGCTCATCCAAGACCTCTACCTCGAGGGACGCAAGGAGGAGGCGATCGCCGCGGTGCCCGACGAGCTCGTTCGGGCCGTCTCGCTCATCGGCCCGGCATCGTATGTCGCCGAGCGGGTCGCCGCGTTCGCGGAGTCCGGCGTCACGACGCTGTCGGTCACGCCGCTCGCACGCAGCTCCGCCGAGCGGGTGGCGTTGATGTCGGGCTTCCGCTCGCTCGTGGGCTGA
- a CDS encoding aminodeoxychorismate lyase: protein MPETVTLLIEPVPADARDVDLASTLREVDAAAPALRVGELSTQRGDGVFETLAVIDGHAQETGPHLDRLRNSAVICELPEPNLAQWRAAIDRAVASLPDRGQWALKLVLSRGVEHGPAPTAWLHASRAADFSAVRERGVAVVTLDRGYAHDAAEHAPWLLLGAKTLSYATNMAALREARRRGADDTIFVSSDGYVMEGPTSSVILRHGDVFSTPAPSGAILHGTTQQSLFEHLAATGRATEYRDIPIAELGTADALWLVSSVRLAVGVTRLDGASVSYDAAETREFNDYLLSPRD, encoded by the coding sequence ATGCCAGAGACGGTCACCCTCCTCATCGAACCAGTGCCCGCCGACGCGCGCGACGTCGATCTCGCGTCGACGCTCCGCGAGGTCGACGCGGCGGCGCCGGCCTTGCGGGTCGGAGAGCTGTCGACGCAGCGCGGCGACGGCGTCTTCGAGACGCTCGCCGTCATCGACGGCCATGCGCAGGAGACCGGCCCGCACCTCGACCGGCTGCGCAACTCGGCGGTCATCTGCGAACTGCCCGAGCCCAATCTCGCGCAGTGGCGCGCCGCGATCGATCGAGCCGTGGCGAGCCTGCCCGACCGCGGCCAATGGGCGCTGAAGCTCGTGCTGAGCCGCGGGGTCGAACACGGACCAGCGCCGACCGCGTGGCTGCACGCGTCCCGCGCGGCGGACTTCAGCGCCGTGCGCGAGCGCGGCGTGGCCGTCGTGACGCTCGACCGCGGATACGCGCACGACGCGGCCGAGCACGCGCCCTGGCTCCTGCTCGGGGCGAAGACGCTCAGCTACGCGACCAACATGGCCGCGCTTCGCGAGGCGCGCCGTCGCGGCGCCGACGACACGATCTTCGTCTCCTCAGACGGGTACGTCATGGAGGGGCCGACGTCGAGCGTGATCCTGCGTCACGGCGACGTCTTCTCGACGCCAGCGCCGTCGGGCGCGATCCTGCACGGCACGACGCAGCAGAGTCTCTTCGAGCACCTTGCCGCGACCGGGCGGGCGACGGAATATCGCGACATCCCGATCGCCGAACTCGGCACGGCCGACGCGCTCTGGCTCGTGTCGAGTGTGCGCCTCGCCGTCGGAGTGACCCGTCTCGACGGGGCATCCGTCTCCTACGACGCGGCGGAGACGCGCGAGTTCAACGACTACCTGCTCTCGCCGCGCGACTGA
- a CDS encoding DNA-directed RNA polymerase subunit beta: MASDFTRPTKFPPGMFEAFQGAEDPAHLSRVAHDTAAALLSRVRADPDPEVVARLVSYTDEHGIDAIAELWSRASAKSLPGALWRVYLLRTLIRQDPRSMSLAFQRGSEVSRTIDQVVAGAAIPAGPDEVRELADRILHGLFTGDFAVALERAAAFARVSAAGMASLADDADATDSAHPDRSAALTTRAFRLTELADELASCARLWRRDALD, from the coding sequence ATGGCTTCAGACTTCACTCGTCCCACCAAGTTCCCGCCCGGCATGTTCGAGGCCTTCCAGGGCGCCGAAGACCCGGCGCACCTCAGCAGGGTCGCCCATGACACCGCAGCCGCGCTGCTCTCACGCGTGCGCGCCGACCCCGACCCCGAGGTGGTCGCCCGCCTCGTCTCGTACACCGACGAGCACGGCATCGATGCGATCGCCGAACTCTGGTCGCGAGCCTCGGCCAAGAGCCTTCCCGGGGCCCTCTGGCGGGTCTACCTGCTGCGCACCCTCATCCGGCAGGATCCACGCAGCATGAGCCTCGCCTTCCAGCGCGGCAGCGAGGTCTCGCGCACGATCGACCAGGTCGTCGCCGGCGCGGCCATTCCCGCCGGACCCGATGAGGTCCGCGAACTCGCCGACCGCATCCTGCACGGCCTGTTCACCGGCGACTTCGCGGTCGCCCTCGAACGGGCGGCCGCATTCGCCCGGGTCAGCGCCGCGGGCATGGCGAGCCTCGCCGACGACGCCGACGCGACCGATTCCGCGCACCCCGATCGCTCGGCCGCGCTCACCACCCGCGCGTTTCGGCTCACGGAGCTCGCAGACGAACTCGCCTCGTGCGCGCGGCTCTGGCGCCGCGACGCGCTCGACTAG